The following are from one region of the Ananas comosus cultivar F153 linkage group 20, ASM154086v1, whole genome shotgun sequence genome:
- the LOC109725697 gene encoding elongation factor 1-alpha-like has translation MGKEKVHINIVVIGHVDSGKSTTTGHLIYKLGGIDKRVIERFEKEAAEMNKRSFKYAWVLDKLKAERERGITIDIALWKFETTKYYCTVIDAPGHRDFIKNMITGTSQADCAVLIIDSTTGGFEAGISKDGQTREHALLAFTLGVRQMICCCNKMDATTPKYSKARYDEIVKEVSSYLKKVGYNPDKIPFVPISGFEGDNMIERSTNLDWYKGPTLLEALDLVQEPKRPSDKPLRLPLQDVYKIGGIGTVPVGRVETGVLKPGMVVTFAPTGLTTEVKSVEMHHEALQEALPGDNVGFNVKNVAVKDLKRGFVASNSKDDPAKEAANFTSQVIIMNHPGQIANGYAPVLDCHTCHIAVKFAEILTKIDRRSGKELEKEPKFLKNGDAGLVKMIPTKPMVVETFSEYPPLGRFAVRDMRQTVAVGVIKSVEKKDPTGAKVTKAAQKKK, from the exons ATGGGGAAGGAGAAGGTTCACATCAACATTGTTGTTATTGGCCATGTCGACTCTGGCAAGTCGACCACCACCGGACACCTCATCTACAAGCTTGGTGGCATCGACAAGCGTGTGATCGAGAGGTTTGAGAAGGAGGCAGCTGAGATGAACAAGAGGTCATTCAAGTATGCCTGGGTGCTTGACAAGCTGAAGGCTGAGCGTGAGCGTGGTATCACCATTGATATCGCTCTCTGGAAGTTTGAGACCACTAAATACTACTGCACAGTCATTGATGCTCCAGGCCATCGTGATTTCATCAAGAACATGATCACCGGGACTTCTCAGGCCGACTGTGCTGTCCTCATTATTGACTCTACCACTGGTGGTTTTGAAGCTGGTATTTCCAAGGATGGTCAGACTCGCGAGCACGCTCTTCTTGCCTTCACTCTTGGAGTCAGGCAGATGATTTGTTGCTGTAACAAG ATGGACGCCACAACGCCGAAGTACTCGAAGGCAAGGTATGATGAAATTGTGAAGGAAGTCTCATCCTACCTCAAGAAGGTTGGCTACAACCCCGATAAGATTCCCTTCGTCCCGATCTCCGGCTTCGAAGGTGACAACATGATTGAGAGGTCCACCAACCTCGACTGGTACAAGGGCCCCACGCTTTTGGAAGCCCTGGACCTGGTCCAGGAGCCCAAGCGCCCCTCAGACAAGCCCCTCCGCCTCCCCCTTCAGGACGTCTACAAGATTGGTGGTATCGGTACTGTCCCCGTGGGCCGTGTCGAGACTGGGGTCCTCAAGCCCGGTATGGTCGTCACCTTCGCCCCAACTGGTCTCACAACTGAAGTTAAGTCTGTTGAAATGCACCACGAGGCCCTTCAGGAGGCCCTTCCTGGAGACAATGTAGGCTTCAACGTGAAGAACGTTGCTGTGAAGGACTTGAAGCGTGGCTTTGTTGCCTCCAACTCTAAGGACGACCCCGCGAAAGAGGCTGCCAACTTCACTTCGCAAGTCATCATCATGAACCACCCCGGTCAGATCGCAAATGGCTATGCCCCCGTCCTTGATTGCCACACCTGTCACATTGCTGTGAAGTTTGCTGAGATTTTGACCAAGATCGACAGGCGATCTGGCAAGGAGCTTGAGAAGGAGCCGAAGTTCCTGAAGAACGGAGATGCGGGTTTAGTGAAGATGATTCCCACGAAGCCGATGGTGGTCGAGACGTTCTCCGAGTACCCGCCTTTGGGTAGGTTCGCTGTCAGGGACATGAGGCAGACAGTTGCCGTCGGTGTCATTAAGAGTGTGGAGAAGAAGGATCCCACCGGGGCTAAGGTGACTAAGGCTGCTCAGAAAAAGAAATGA